A single genomic interval of Mangifera indica cultivar Alphonso chromosome 5, CATAS_Mindica_2.1, whole genome shotgun sequence harbors:
- the LOC123215355 gene encoding uncharacterized protein LOC123215355 isoform X3: protein MDQTMGQFQQSLIELETEAEHLLLARHQLVENDKVRNGNREALTALRKRARTTRTSIPSPFESIMKDMGHPGPRPLVKEVCTTCGDHDTNEHTWMMFPGTDVFARIPFHAAHTILETDQTQLDYDAKKLQSYVKEKSFHISEKGALADKISPGVLRSLVTLSDKPKAQQ from the exons ATGGACCAGACTATGGGGCAATTCCAGCAAAGTTTGATTGAGCTTGAAACTGAGGCTGAGCATCTTCTTTTAGCCAGACATCAG ttagttgaaaatgataaagtgAGGAATGGGAATAGGGAAGCACTAACAGCTCTGAGGAAGAGGGCTAGGACAACAAGAACTAGTATTCCATCTCCTTTTGAGTCAATAATGAAAGATATGGGGCATCCTGGACCGAGGCCTTTGGTGAAGGAGGTATGCACAACCTGCGGTGACCATGACACAAATGAGCACACATGGATGATGTTCCCTGGAACTGATGTCTTTGCTAGAATTCCATTTCATGCTGCTCATACTATTTTGGAGACAG ATCAAACACAACTTGATTATGATGCAAAAAAGTTGCAAAGCTATGTGAAGGAGAAATCTTTTCATATCTCAGAAAAGGGTGCCCTAGCTGACAAGATCAGTCCTGGTGTGCTCAGATCGCTAGTAACCTTGTCAGACAAACCAAA AGCACAGCAATAG
- the LOC123215355 gene encoding uncharacterized protein LOC123215355 isoform X1, with amino-acid sequence MDQTMGQFQQSLIELETEAEHLLLARHQLVENDKVRNGNREALTALRKRARTTRTSIPSPFESIMKDMGHPGPRPLVKEVCTTCGDHDTNEHTWMMFPGTDVFARIPFHAAHTILETDQTQLDYDAKKLQSYVKEKSFHISEKGALADKISPGVLRSLVTLSDKPKQQFIPHYFNEVSEKLGQRRDDFVLCSN; translated from the exons ATGGACCAGACTATGGGGCAATTCCAGCAAAGTTTGATTGAGCTTGAAACTGAGGCTGAGCATCTTCTTTTAGCCAGACATCAG ttagttgaaaatgataaagtgAGGAATGGGAATAGGGAAGCACTAACAGCTCTGAGGAAGAGGGCTAGGACAACAAGAACTAGTATTCCATCTCCTTTTGAGTCAATAATGAAAGATATGGGGCATCCTGGACCGAGGCCTTTGGTGAAGGAGGTATGCACAACCTGCGGTGACCATGACACAAATGAGCACACATGGATGATGTTCCCTGGAACTGATGTCTTTGCTAGAATTCCATTTCATGCTGCTCATACTATTTTGGAGACAG ATCAAACACAACTTGATTATGATGCAAAAAAGTTGCAAAGCTATGTGAAGGAGAAATCTTTTCATATCTCAGAAAAGGGTGCCCTAGCTGACAAGATCAGTCCTGGTGTGCTCAGATCGCTAGTAACCTTGTCAGACAAACCAAA ACAGCAGTTTATTCCTCACTACTTCAATGAAGTGTCAGAAAAGCTTGGTCAGCGCAGGGACGATTTTGTTTTATGCTCCAACTAA
- the LOC123215355 gene encoding uncharacterized protein LOC123215355 isoform X2 — protein MDQTMGQFQQSLIELETEAEHLLLARHQLVENDKVRNGNREALTALRKRARTTRTSIPSPFESIMKDMGHPGPRPLVKEVCTTCGDHDTNEHTWMMFPGTDVFARIPFHAAHTILETDQTQLDYDAKKLQSYVKEKSFHISEKGALADKISPGVLRSLVTLSDKPNYYAENTCYM, from the exons ATGGACCAGACTATGGGGCAATTCCAGCAAAGTTTGATTGAGCTTGAAACTGAGGCTGAGCATCTTCTTTTAGCCAGACATCAG ttagttgaaaatgataaagtgAGGAATGGGAATAGGGAAGCACTAACAGCTCTGAGGAAGAGGGCTAGGACAACAAGAACTAGTATTCCATCTCCTTTTGAGTCAATAATGAAAGATATGGGGCATCCTGGACCGAGGCCTTTGGTGAAGGAGGTATGCACAACCTGCGGTGACCATGACACAAATGAGCACACATGGATGATGTTCCCTGGAACTGATGTCTTTGCTAGAATTCCATTTCATGCTGCTCATACTATTTTGGAGACAG ATCAAACACAACTTGATTATGATGCAAAAAAGTTGCAAAGCTATGTGAAGGAGAAATCTTTTCATATCTCAGAAAAGGGTGCCCTAGCTGACAAGATCAGTCCTGGTGTGCTCAGATCGCTAGTAACCTTGTCAGACAAACCAAA ttACTATGCAGAGAATACCTGCTACATGTAA
- the LOC123216028 gene encoding malate dehydrogenase, cytoplasmic-like isoform X1: protein MDYFYIVLLQKILVVLFCITLFWKIIKHMASFLNIPKEPIRVLVTGAAGQIGYALVPMIARGVMLGPDQPVILHMLDIEPAAEALNGVRMELIDAAFPLLKGVIATSDIVEACKDVDIAVMVGGFPRKEGMERKDVMSKNVSIYKAQASALEKHAAPNCKVLVVANPANTNALILKEFAPSIPEKNITCLTRLDHNRALGQISERLKVHVSDVKNVIIWGNHSSTQYPDVNHATVASGNGEKPVRELVADDNWLNSEFITTVQQRGAAIIKARNLSSALSAASSACDHIRDWVLGTSKGTWVSMGVYSDGSYGIQKGLIYSFPVTCANGEWSIVQGLKIEELSRAKMDATAKELVEEKSLAYSCLN from the exons ATGGATTACTTTTATATTGTACTCCTTCAGAAGATTCTGGTTGTTTTGTTCTGTATTACATTGTTTTGGAAAATCATTAAGCACATGGCAAGTTTCCTGAATATACCAAAGGAGCCCATTAGAGTATTGGTCACTGGGGCTGCAG GGCAAATAGGATATGCTCTTGTTCCCATGATCGCCAGGGGGGTCATGCTTGGCCCTGATCAACCTGTAATCCTGCACATGCTTGATATTGAGCCTGCAGCTGAGGCCTTGAATGGGGTGAGAATGGAATTGATAGACGCTGCCTTTCCTCTTCTAAAAG GTGTCATTGCTACTTCGGACATTGTTGAAGCCTGTAAAGATGTCGACATTGCCGTCATGGTTGGCGGATTCCCACGAAAGGAAGGTATGGAAAGAAAGGATGTGATGTctaaaaatgtatcaatttacAAGGCTCAAGCTTCAGCTCTGGAGAAGCATGCTGCTCCAAATTGCAAG GTGTTAGTTGTAGCCAACCCTGCAAACACCAATGCACTGATTTTGAAAGAATTCGCTCCTTCTATTCCAGAGAAAAACATCACATGTCTCACACGTCTTGATCATAATAGAGCACTGGGCCAAATCTCTGAAAGGCTAAAGGTTCATGTTAGCGATGTGAAGAATGTGATCATTTGGGGCAATCATTCTTCGACTCAGTATCCCGATGTCAATCATGCAACTGTGGCCTCTGGCAATGGGGAGAAGCCTGTTAGAGAACTTGTTGCTGATGATAATTG gTTGAATTCAGAATTCATCACCACTGTGCAGCAACGTGGGGCTGCCATTATCAAAGCTAGGAATCTTTCGAGTGCTCTCTCTGCTGCAAGCTCTGCCTGTGATCATATTCGTGATTGGGTTCTAGGCACCTCAAAG GGGACTTGGGTTTCAATGGGAGTGTATTCTGATGGATCTTATGGCATCCAAAAAGGCCTTATCTACTCGTTTCCTGTTACATGTGCGAATGGAGAATGGTCAATTGTGCAGG GTCTCAAAATAGAGGAACTTTCGAGGGCAAAGATGGATGCAACAGCCAAAGAATTGGTGGAGGAGAAATCATTGGCCTATTCATGCCTCAATTGA
- the LOC123216028 gene encoding malate dehydrogenase, cytoplasmic-like isoform X2: MAKNPMRVLVTGAAGQIGYALVPMIARGVMLGPDQPVILHMLDIEPAAEALNGVRMELIDAAFPLLKGVIATSDIVEACKDVDIAVMVGGFPRKEGMERKDVMSKNVSIYKAQASALEKHAAPNCKVLVVANPANTNALILKEFAPSIPEKNITCLTRLDHNRALGQISERLKVHVSDVKNVIIWGNHSSTQYPDVNHATVASGNGEKPVRELVADDNWLNSEFITTVQQRGAAIIKARNLSSALSAASSACDHIRDWVLGTSKGTWVSMGVYSDGSYGIQKGLIYSFPVTCANGEWSIVQGLKIEELSRAKMDATAKELVEEKSLAYSCLN; the protein is encoded by the exons ATGGCCAAGAACCCCATGAGAGTTCTAGTCACTGGCGCTGctg GGCAAATAGGATATGCTCTTGTTCCCATGATCGCCAGGGGGGTCATGCTTGGCCCTGATCAACCTGTAATCCTGCACATGCTTGATATTGAGCCTGCAGCTGAGGCCTTGAATGGGGTGAGAATGGAATTGATAGACGCTGCCTTTCCTCTTCTAAAAG GTGTCATTGCTACTTCGGACATTGTTGAAGCCTGTAAAGATGTCGACATTGCCGTCATGGTTGGCGGATTCCCACGAAAGGAAGGTATGGAAAGAAAGGATGTGATGTctaaaaatgtatcaatttacAAGGCTCAAGCTTCAGCTCTGGAGAAGCATGCTGCTCCAAATTGCAAG GTGTTAGTTGTAGCCAACCCTGCAAACACCAATGCACTGATTTTGAAAGAATTCGCTCCTTCTATTCCAGAGAAAAACATCACATGTCTCACACGTCTTGATCATAATAGAGCACTGGGCCAAATCTCTGAAAGGCTAAAGGTTCATGTTAGCGATGTGAAGAATGTGATCATTTGGGGCAATCATTCTTCGACTCAGTATCCCGATGTCAATCATGCAACTGTGGCCTCTGGCAATGGGGAGAAGCCTGTTAGAGAACTTGTTGCTGATGATAATTG gTTGAATTCAGAATTCATCACCACTGTGCAGCAACGTGGGGCTGCCATTATCAAAGCTAGGAATCTTTCGAGTGCTCTCTCTGCTGCAAGCTCTGCCTGTGATCATATTCGTGATTGGGTTCTAGGCACCTCAAAG GGGACTTGGGTTTCAATGGGAGTGTATTCTGATGGATCTTATGGCATCCAAAAAGGCCTTATCTACTCGTTTCCTGTTACATGTGCGAATGGAGAATGGTCAATTGTGCAGG GTCTCAAAATAGAGGAACTTTCGAGGGCAAAGATGGATGCAACAGCCAAAGAATTGGTGGAGGAGAAATCATTGGCCTATTCATGCCTCAATTGA
- the LOC123215831 gene encoding 3-hydroxyisobutyryl-CoA hydrolase-like protein 1, mitochondrial isoform X2: MLLGKLVLIRATEERRKKRMQSFKASIVRRCGYTLRALTQYRTLSSLPENVLNDDLDNQVLAEGRASSRMAILNRPSVLNALNTNMGDRLNNLYTFWENDPDIGFVMMKGSGRAFCAGGDIVALYHLINQGKLEESKNFFRTLYSFIYLLGTYLKPHVAILNGITMGGGAGVSIPGTLRIASSRTVFATPETLIGFHPDAGASFYLSHLPGRLGEYLGLTGEKLNAAEMMACGLATHYSLSERLPLIEEALGKLITDDPSVIEACLEKYCDIVYPDQMSVFHRIEILDKCFSLDTVEEIIDSLEREAAATNAAWCSSTLRRLKEASPLSLKVSLRSIRQGRYETFDQSLVREYRMSLQGISKQISGDFCEGVRARMVDKDLAPKEPKQRCFIYTQFACKSIKSNTLMARTQA, from the exons ATGCTACTTGGCAAACTAGTTCTGATAAGAGCTACTGAGGAGAGACGGAAGAAGAGGATGCAAAGCTTCAAGGCATCAATTGTTAGGCGTTGTGGCTACACTTTACGAGCTCTGACTCAGTACCGgactctttcttctcttcctgAAAACGTTCTTAATGATGATCTTGACAATCAG GTTTTAGCGGAAGGTAGAGCTAGTTCTCGAATGGCGATTCTTAACAGACCCTCGGTTCTCAATGCTCTCAACACAAATATG GGGGATAGGTTGAATAATCTATATACATTTTGGGAAAATGATCCAGATATTGGCTTTGTGATGATGAAG GGCAGTGGTCGGGCGTTTTGTGCTGGTGGAGATATAGTTGCACTCTATCATTTGATTAACCAAG GGAAGCTTGAAGAGAGTAAGAACTTCTTTAGGACACTATATAGTTTCATATACCTACTAGGCACCTATTTGAAGCCACAT GTGGCTATTTTGAATGGCATTACTATGGGCGGTGGGGCTGGAGTTTCCATACCTGGGACATTACGGATTGCCTCTAGTAGAACT GTTTTTGCTACCCCAGAAACTCTAATTGGTTTTCACCCTGATGCTGGTGCATCCTTCTACCTCTCACATCTACCTGGCCGCTTAG GGGAGTATTTAGGTCTGACAGGTGAAAAACTCAATGCAGCAGAAATGATGGCTTGTGGACTAGCTACACACTATTCGCTTAGCGAA AGACTACCATTAATTGAAGAAGCACTTGGGAAATTGATTACTGATGACCCTTCTGTCATTGAAGCATGCTTGGAAAAGTACTGTGACATTGTCTACCCAGACCAGATGAGTGTATTTCACAG GATTGAAATACTTGACAAATGTTTCAGCCTTGACACAGTAGAAGAAATTATTGATTCTTTG GAACGCGAGGCAGCTGCAACAAATGCTGCTTGGTGCAGCTCCACTTTAAGAAGACTTAAAGAAGCCTCACCATTGAGCTTGAAGGTTTCCTTGAGATCT ATAAGACAAGGTAGATATGAGACCTTTGATCAAAGTTTGGTCCGTGAATACCGAATGTCTTTACAAGGAATATCTAAGCAAATTTCTGGTGACTTTTGTGAG GGAGTTCGTGCACGAATGGTGGATAAGGACCTTGCCCCAAAG GAGccaaaacaacgttgttttattTACACACAATTTGCTTGCAAGTCTATCAAATCGAACACCCTCATGGCTCGAACTCAAGCTTGA
- the LOC123215831 gene encoding 3-hydroxyisobutyryl-CoA hydrolase-like protein 1, mitochondrial isoform X1 has product MLLGKLVLIRATEERRKKRMQSFKASIVRRCGYTLRALTQYRTLSSLPENVLNDDLDNQVLAEGRASSRMAILNRPSVLNALNTNMGDRLNNLYTFWENDPDIGFVMMKGSGRAFCAGGDIVALYHLINQGKLEESKNFFRTLYSFIYLLGTYLKPHVAILNGITMGGGAGVSIPGTLRIASSRTVFATPETLIGFHPDAGASFYLSHLPGRLGEYLGLTGEKLNAAEMMACGLATHYSLSERLPLIEEALGKLITDDPSVIEACLEKYCDIVYPDQMSVFHRIEILDKCFSLDTVEEIIDSLEREAAATNAAWCSSTLRRLKEASPLSLKVSLRSIRQGRYETFDQSLVREYRMSLQGISKQISGDFCEGVRARMVDKDLAPKWSPPSLEQVSEDMVDWYFSSLSESEPDLELPTKLREAFN; this is encoded by the exons ATGCTACTTGGCAAACTAGTTCTGATAAGAGCTACTGAGGAGAGACGGAAGAAGAGGATGCAAAGCTTCAAGGCATCAATTGTTAGGCGTTGTGGCTACACTTTACGAGCTCTGACTCAGTACCGgactctttcttctcttcctgAAAACGTTCTTAATGATGATCTTGACAATCAG GTTTTAGCGGAAGGTAGAGCTAGTTCTCGAATGGCGATTCTTAACAGACCCTCGGTTCTCAATGCTCTCAACACAAATATG GGGGATAGGTTGAATAATCTATATACATTTTGGGAAAATGATCCAGATATTGGCTTTGTGATGATGAAG GGCAGTGGTCGGGCGTTTTGTGCTGGTGGAGATATAGTTGCACTCTATCATTTGATTAACCAAG GGAAGCTTGAAGAGAGTAAGAACTTCTTTAGGACACTATATAGTTTCATATACCTACTAGGCACCTATTTGAAGCCACAT GTGGCTATTTTGAATGGCATTACTATGGGCGGTGGGGCTGGAGTTTCCATACCTGGGACATTACGGATTGCCTCTAGTAGAACT GTTTTTGCTACCCCAGAAACTCTAATTGGTTTTCACCCTGATGCTGGTGCATCCTTCTACCTCTCACATCTACCTGGCCGCTTAG GGGAGTATTTAGGTCTGACAGGTGAAAAACTCAATGCAGCAGAAATGATGGCTTGTGGACTAGCTACACACTATTCGCTTAGCGAA AGACTACCATTAATTGAAGAAGCACTTGGGAAATTGATTACTGATGACCCTTCTGTCATTGAAGCATGCTTGGAAAAGTACTGTGACATTGTCTACCCAGACCAGATGAGTGTATTTCACAG GATTGAAATACTTGACAAATGTTTCAGCCTTGACACAGTAGAAGAAATTATTGATTCTTTG GAACGCGAGGCAGCTGCAACAAATGCTGCTTGGTGCAGCTCCACTTTAAGAAGACTTAAAGAAGCCTCACCATTGAGCTTGAAGGTTTCCTTGAGATCT ATAAGACAAGGTAGATATGAGACCTTTGATCAAAGTTTGGTCCGTGAATACCGAATGTCTTTACAAGGAATATCTAAGCAAATTTCTGGTGACTTTTGTGAG GGAGTTCGTGCACGAATGGTGGATAAGGACCTTGCCCCAAAG TGGAGTCCCCCAAGTTTAGAACAGGTGTCGGAAGATATGGTTGATTGGTATTTTTCCTCACTTAGTGAATCTGAGCCTGATCTAGAGCTGCCCACGAAACTGCGTGAAGCTTTTAATTAG
- the LOC123217613 gene encoding elongation factor G-2, mitochondrial-like — MARFPRPTTPRLLYNVFSPSKTTPSHSSSPSPTTALLLGNFHLQLRQFSTGGNLARAKEGKEPWWKDSMERLRNIGISAHIDSGKTTLTERILYYTGRIHEIHEVRGRDGVGAKMDSMDLEREKGITIQSAATYCTWNGYQINIIDTPGHVDFTIEVERALRVLDGAILVLCSVGGVQSQSITVDRQMRRYEVPRLAFINKLDRMGADPWKVLSQARSKLRHHCAAVQVPIGLEDDFHGLVDLVQMKAYYFHGSSGEKVVTAEMPADMEAFVAEKRRELIETVSDVDDELADAFLNDEPILSNDLEEAIRRATIARKFIPVFMGSAFKNKGVQPLLNGVLSYLPCPTEVSNYALDQMKDEEKVMLAGNPDGPLVALAFKLEEGRFGQLTYLRIYEGVIRKGDFIINVNTGKKIKVPRLVRMHSDEMEDIQEGHAGQIVAVFGVDCASGDTFTDGSVKYTMTSMNVPEPVMSLAVQPVSKDSGGQFSKALNRFQKEDPTFRVGLDAESGQTIISGMGELHLDIYVERIRREYKVDATVGKPRVNFRETVTNRAEFDYLHKKQSGGQGQYGRVCGYIEPLPPGSPTKFEFENLLVGQAIPSNFIPAIEKGFKEAANSGSLIGHPVENLRVVLTDGASHAVDSSELAFKLAAIYAFRQCYAAARPVILEPVMLVELKVPTEFQGSVAGDINKRKGVIVGNDQEGDDSVITAHVPLNNMFGYSTSLRSMTQGKGEFTMEYKEHLPVSQDVQMQLVNTYKASKGAE, encoded by the exons ATGGCTCGATTCCCTAGACCCACTACACCACGCCTTCTCTACAACGTCTTTTCCCCCTCGAAAACGACTCCGTCTCATTCCTCGTCACCTTCACCTACCACCGCCCTCCTCCTTGGAAACTTCCACCTCCAGTTGCGACAATTCTCGACGGGAGGGAACCTCGCACGTGCCAAGGAGGGCAAGGAGCCATGGTGGAAGGACTCGATGGAGCGCCTACGAAATATCGGGATCTCTGCGCACATCGATTCCGGAAAGACCACGTTGACGGAGAGAATTTTGTATTATACCGGAAGAATTCATGAGATTCATGAGGTTCGTGGCCGAGATGGTGTTGGGGCTAAGATGGATTCCATGGATTTGGAACGAGAGAAGGGTATTACAATTCAGTCTGCCGCCACATACTGTACTTGGAACGGTTACCAG ATTAATATTATTGACACACCTGGACACGTTGATTTTACCATTGAAGTTGAAAGGGCTTTACGTGTTCTTGATGGTGCCATTCTTGTCCTTTGTAGTGTTGGCGGTGTGCAAAGTCAGTCAATTACAGTTGATCGCCAAATGAGGAGATACGAGGTTCCAAGACTTGCCTTTATTAACAAACTTGATCGAATGGGAGCTGACCCGTGGAAAGTTCTCAGCCAG GCAAGATCTAAGCTACGGCACCACTGTGCAGCTGTGCAAGTCCCTATTGGATTGGAAGATGATTTTCATGGTCTTGTTGATCTTGTGCAGATGAAAGCCTATTATTTTCATGGCTCTAGTGG GGAAAAAGTTGTGACTGCTGAAATGCCAGCTGATATGGAGGCATTTGTTGCAGAAAAGAGGCGTGAACTAATTGAAACAGTGTCAGATGTTGACGATGAACTTGCTGATGCGTTTCTCAATGATGAGCCTATATTGTCAAATGATCTTGAG GAAGCGATTCGCAGGGCCACCATAGCACGGAAATTTATACCTGTATTTATGGGTAGTGCATTTAAGAACAAG GGAGTGCAACCACTTCTGAACGGTGTACTTAGTTATTTACCTTGTCCAACTGAAGTAAGTAATTATGCTCTTGACCAGATGAAGGATGAAGAGAAG GTTATGTTAGCTGGAAATCCAGATGGACCCCTTGTGGCATTGGCTTTTAAGTTGGAGGAAGGACGCTTTGGTCAATTGACTTATTTAAG AATTTATGAGGGTGTGATTCGGAAAGGTGATTtcattataaatgtaaataCTGGCAAGAAGATTAAG GTTCCTCGTTTGGTGCGGATGCATTCCGATGAGATGgag GACATTCAAGAGGGACATGCTGGGCAAATAGTTGCTGTCTTTGGTGTGGATTGTGCATCAG GGGACACATTTACTGATGGGTCTGTTAAATACACCATGACTTCTATGAATGTTCCTGAGCCAGTGATGTCACTTGCTGTTCAACCTGTTTCGAAAGATTCTGGAGGACAA TTTTCAAAAGCATTGAATCGTTTTCAAAAAGAGGATCCCactttccgtgttggtttggaTGCTGAGAGCGGGCAG ACAATTATTTCTGGAATGGGAGAGCTGCACCTGGACATTTATGTTGAACGCATCCGTAGAGAGTATAAG GTTGATGCAACTGTTGGAAAACCTCGTGTTAATTTCAGAGAGACTGTCACAAATCGTGCTGAATTTGATTATTTACATAAGAAACAGTCTGGAGGGCAAGGTCAATATGGACGAGTTTGTGG TTATATCGAACCACTTCCTCCAGGCTCACCAaccaagtttgaatttgaaaacttgCTTGTGGGACAAGCTATTCCATCAAATTTTATACCTGCAATTGAGAAGGGTTTTAAAGAAGCTGCCAATTC GGGTTCATTAATTGGACATCCAGTTGAAAATTTACGTGTTGTTTTAACTGATGGTGCTTCCCATGCTGTTGATTCCAGTGAACTTGCATTTAAGTTAGCTGCAATATATGCATTTAGACAG TGCTATGCAGCTGCAAGACCTGTGATATTGGAACCTGTTATGTTGGTAGAGTTGAAAGTGCCCACGGAATTTCAGGGAAGCGTCGCAGGTGATATCAACAA GAGGAAAGGCGTGATTGTTGGAAATGACCAAGAGGGTGATGACTCTGTAATTACTGCTCAT GTTCCTCTGAACAATATGTTTGGATATTCAACATCGCTTCGTTCAATGACACAA GGCAAAGGTGAATTCACAATGGAATACAAGGAACACTTGCCGGTTTCTCAGGATGTGCAGATGCAATTAGTGAACACTTATAAAGCCAGCAAGGGAGCTGAGTAA